Proteins found in one Gardnerella vaginalis ATCC 14018 = JCM 11026 genomic segment:
- the pyrH gene encoding UMP kinase — MTIAQAGESKSRRVLLKLSGEAFGGGAVGIDTHVIRRIAGEIVKAVHEGVQVAIVVGGGNFFRGAELQQAGIDRSRGDYMGMLGTVMNCLALQDFLEQAGQATRVQTAITMGQVAEPYIPLKAIRHLEKGRVVIFGAGAGMPYFSTDTVSIQRSLEIHCDEVLMGKNGVDGVYSADPRKDKNAKKFVTLNYQRALVDGLAVMDASALSMARDNKQKIRVFGLEGEGNVTRALVGEEIGTLVSDAEPTFA, encoded by the coding sequence ATGACTATCGCACAAGCGGGGGAAAGCAAGTCTCGTAGAGTTTTATTGAAGCTCTCGGGAGAAGCATTTGGCGGTGGAGCCGTTGGTATTGATACTCATGTTATTCGTAGAATTGCTGGAGAAATTGTAAAAGCAGTGCATGAAGGCGTGCAAGTTGCAATTGTTGTTGGCGGCGGAAACTTCTTCCGCGGAGCAGAACTTCAGCAGGCTGGAATTGATCGTAGCCGTGGTGACTATATGGGTATGCTCGGTACTGTTATGAATTGCTTGGCTTTGCAAGATTTTCTTGAACAAGCAGGGCAGGCAACGCGTGTGCAAACTGCTATAACAATGGGTCAAGTTGCAGAACCTTATATTCCACTTAAGGCAATTCGACACCTTGAAAAGGGTCGTGTAGTTATTTTTGGTGCTGGTGCTGGAATGCCATATTTTTCAACCGACACTGTATCTATTCAGCGATCTTTGGAAATACATTGCGATGAGGTTTTGATGGGCAAGAATGGTGTAGATGGCGTTTATAGCGCTGATCCACGGAAAGATAAGAACGCGAAGAAATTTGTAACGTTAAATTATCAACGTGCTCTTGTCGATGGTCTTGCTGTTATGGATGCTTCTGCACTATCTATGGCTAGAGATAACAAGCAGAAGATTCGCGTATTCGGATTAGAGGGTGAAGGAAACGTC